Proteins encoded together in one Oncorhynchus keta strain PuntledgeMale-10-30-2019 unplaced genomic scaffold, Oket_V2 Un_contig_9580_pilon_pilon, whole genome shotgun sequence window:
- the LOC118380928 gene encoding major histocompatibility complex class I-related gene protein-like gives MCKLSVFLFVLSVSTIVNAGSGSHSLWALANYIIGETPFPEFTVVVMLDDIHVAYYDSNDKQPVYRGPKQTGKIHDELFQDGDYVFGIMYHHMKGRSFHLKHHFNLTGGVQVQQRMSGCEMLDNGEPALIMEKDTFNAIYTDQTLYYNMTHFTYDAGKLRPGYDGVRREYLRTLFGNVFLPICIRTLKTILKREKNVVMRKVPPRLRLIKKDVSGGFQVSCLAFGFYPRHINLTLLRDGQPVAEQELTGGEVLPSGDGTYQLRKSLEVSTEELKKRHNYTCTASHLSLDNKLDVSWESGAERVHLSTLSVLLVMLLVVILLGIFICVKRRRRTASQT, from the exons ATGTGCAAACTGTCTGTCTTTTTGTTTGTTCTTTCCGTTTCCACCATTGTCAACGCAG GTTCAGGATCACATTCTCTGTGGGCACTTGCAAATTACATCATCGGGGAGACGCCTTTCCCTGAGTTTACGGTTGTGGTGATGTTGGACGACATCCATGTGGCTTACTATGACTCCAACGATAAACAGCCTGTCTACAGGGGACCTAAACAAACAGGAAAAATACATGATGAATTATTTCAGGACGGAGATTATGTGTTTGGAATTATGTACCACCACATGAAAGGCAGATCATTTCACCTGAAGCACCACTTTAATCTCACAGGAGGTGTTCAAGTTCAGCAAAGAATGTCTGGCTGTGAGATGTTGGACAACGGTGAACCTGCTCTGATCATGGAAAAAGACACTTTCAATGCCATTTATACAGATCAAACGTTATATTACAACATGACACATTTTACATATGATGCTGGGAAACTACGACCAGGATATGATGGGGTGAGGAGAGAATATCTTAGAACACTTTTTGGGAATGTTTTCCTTCCCATTTGCATCAGAACACTGAAGACAATcctgaagagagagaagaacgTTGTGATGCGTAAAGTGCCTCCCAGACTCAGGTTGATAAAGAAAGATGTTTCTGGAGGGTTTCAGGTGAGCTGCCTGGCGTTTGGTTTCTACCCTCGCCACATCAATCTGACCCTGCTAAGAGACGGCCAGCCAGTGGCAGAACAGGAGCTGACAGGGGGGGAGGTTCTGCCTAGTGGAGACGGGACCTACCAGCTGAGGAAGAGTCTGGAGGTCAGTACTGAGGAGCTAAAGAAGAGACACAACTACACCTGCACTGCCTCTCACCTCAGTCTAGACAACAAGCTGGATGTCAGTTGGGAGTCTGGGGCAGAGAGAGTTCACCTATCCACCCTCTCAGTTCTACTGGTGATGCTGCTGGTTGTTATTCTATTGGGCATTTTCATTTGTGTCAAACGGAGGAGACGCACCGCATCGCAGACATAG